In the Nitrospirales bacterium LBB_01 genome, one interval contains:
- a CDS encoding response regulator produces the protein MAITVYNREQAVETVLKDKKFLIIDDYKDFRVSLRRSLLTLGAKSVDITEEANDAIAKVSTKQYDVILCDYNLGEEKKDGHQIFEELAYKNKIGYSTMFMMITAENTINLVMGVMDYQPDGYLIKPFTTKELVARIKATEDKKHLFAGIDAVMRRKDFKEAIALCDDLLQKNPRYRIDILKVKGEVYMTSGDYKNAEDVYALVLTTHKLPWASFNMGKVYFHTKRFQDAADTFKALITENDKFIPVYDWYAKALDELGEKSSAQDVLHKAVSLSPKAIFRQRALGNIAFTNTDFNTAESSFKKAIKLGKTSIFKDSSDYTQLAKVFVNKKETAKALDMVKDVMNDFAENDEVLLQATLLKSHIYAETKESDKSMASLKEAEDIYKKLGGKVAPQLAIEIAQSFIENNEKDKGMELMKYIVRNNFSDNNILTVVQDTFKDLGMAVEGAAFVSETKAEIVGTNNRGVEFIDKGMLTEAIDLFEKAADGLPSNFTINFNALKAIIGFLQKNGRDDRYLFKCEKYISRLNEIEPDNNKYLQLVDKYKSIKSSDSGNVDLSEML, from the coding sequence ATAGCAATAACTGTATATAACCGTGAGCAGGCGGTAGAGACTGTACTCAAAGATAAGAAATTTCTCATCATTGACGACTATAAAGACTTCAGAGTTAGTCTAAGAAGAAGCCTCCTGACTCTTGGTGCAAAATCGGTAGATATTACCGAGGAGGCTAACGATGCAATAGCCAAGGTTTCCACTAAGCAATATGATGTAATCCTTTGCGACTATAACCTTGGAGAGGAAAAAAAGGACGGTCATCAGATTTTTGAAGAGTTAGCGTATAAAAATAAGATTGGTTATTCTACAATGTTTATGATGATAACGGCTGAAAACACAATAAATTTAGTGATGGGCGTGATGGATTACCAACCGGATGGATATTTGATAAAGCCCTTTACCACTAAAGAGCTTGTAGCGCGAATTAAAGCCACTGAGGACAAGAAACACTTGTTTGCAGGCATAGACGCAGTCATGAGGCGTAAGGATTTCAAAGAGGCAATAGCCTTGTGTGACGACTTGCTGCAGAAAAACCCACGGTATCGCATTGATATTTTAAAGGTAAAGGGTGAGGTTTACATGACAAGCGGCGATTACAAAAACGCCGAGGATGTGTACGCCTTAGTACTAACTACGCACAAGTTGCCGTGGGCCTCGTTTAACATGGGAAAGGTGTACTTCCATACAAAAAGGTTTCAGGATGCTGCCGATACATTTAAAGCTCTGATTACTGAAAACGATAAATTTATACCTGTCTATGACTGGTATGCTAAAGCTCTGGATGAATTGGGAGAGAAAAGTTCTGCTCAGGATGTTTTACACAAAGCTGTAAGTTTATCGCCTAAAGCAATATTTCGGCAAAGGGCGCTTGGTAACATCGCTTTTACCAACACGGATTTTAACACAGCAGAGTCATCCTTTAAAAAAGCAATCAAACTTGGAAAAACCTCCATCTTCAAAGACTCCTCCGATTACACTCAACTTGCCAAAGTGTTTGTTAATAAGAAAGAAACCGCTAAAGCCCTTGATATGGTAAAAGATGTAATGAACGACTTTGCTGAAAATGACGAGGTTTTGCTTCAGGCTACACTGTTAAAGAGTCATATATATGCAGAAACTAAGGAAAGTGATAAGTCTATGGCGTCTCTAAAAGAGGCGGAGGACATTTATAAAAAACTTGGCGGTAAAGTTGCCCCTCAACTGGCTATTGAAATTGCTCAATCTTTTATTGAAAACAATGAAAAAGACAAGGGCATGGAATTAATGAAATATATCGTAAGGAATAATTTTTCTGACAATAACATATTAACTGTAGTACAGGACACATTTAAGGATTTGGGTATGGCAGTGGAGGGAGCTGCTTTTGTTTCAGAGACAAAAGCCGAGATTGTCGGAACAAATAACAGGGGTGTTGAATTTATTGATAAGGGGATGCTCACTGAAGCCATAGACTTATTTGAGAAAGCTGCTGATGGATTGCCTTCAAATTTCACTATAAATTTCAATGCACTAAAGGCAATAATCGGATTTTTACAAAAGAATGGGAGAGATGACCGCTACTTATTCAAATGTGAAAAGTATATCAGCCGATTGAATGAGATAGAGCCTGATAACAATAAATACCTACAGCTTGTTGATAAGTATAAAAGTATTAAGTCTTCTGACAGCGGCAATGTGGATTTATCTGAAATGCTTTAA
- a CDS encoding GGDEF domain-containing protein, producing the protein MIVEQLHEESAVFSILTNSQKGNSYQNERDLIFDLIDNDLLTTHFQPIYNQSDGYPFGFEALTRITDPSVNIDTSELFDMARNTGLIQLLDGHARHTAYTKACEQCVQEHIFINMCPETLVRISSDYGLSDLFGTELSIPRERIVLEVTEESAVKNYVLFARAIEQLKRKGYKIAIDDFGAGYGGLKMLSIIEPDFVKIDRHFISDIDTTVVKYNLVDAIVMACHRLGIKVIAEGVERDEEMFAALNFGIEYFQGYLLAKPAMLAQRNYVPIPGGRDRCIIKAAEDKRIGDLAVYTHTVHPQDSLREAYDKFINNQETRLIPVVRDGYLVGTLNRREFLELQVLGKCGYGVALNHRKTIEELMEKIVISIDSEATLEDAARRIQARSKDLIYDDVCVTHRGKYYGTVPVSVLLGAMTEKTISLARNANPLTGLPGNDAIFREVNRKFSEGLLFDVCYIDLDNFKPFNDNYGFDRGDVAIRELGRIILDVLKLYSAQCSFVGHIGGDDFIVIADPGQSEDICSEINSQFKNILPELHGNGDYQHGYYFSKSRKGDLEKFPLLSISIGIVSTASSNIDSYQKLAQAAAEVKKTAKMTPGFSIFKERRAYDLTNI; encoded by the coding sequence ATGATTGTGGAGCAATTACACGAAGAAAGTGCTGTTTTTTCTATCTTAACCAACTCACAGAAAGGTAATTCCTATCAGAACGAAAGAGACTTAATATTTGACCTAATAGACAATGATCTTCTTACTACACACTTTCAGCCGATATATAATCAAAGTGACGGTTATCCATTCGGTTTTGAAGCGCTAACCAGAATAACTGACCCCAGTGTGAATATTGATACCAGTGAGTTGTTTGATATGGCAAGAAATACGGGTTTGATACAACTGTTGGATGGTCATGCAAGGCACACTGCTTACACAAAGGCATGTGAACAGTGTGTTCAAGAACATATTTTCATAAACATGTGCCCTGAAACTCTTGTCAGAATAAGCTCTGATTACGGGTTAAGCGATCTTTTTGGTACAGAACTCAGCATACCACGTGAACGAATAGTTTTAGAAGTGACCGAGGAAAGCGCTGTAAAGAATTATGTTTTATTTGCAAGGGCAATAGAGCAGCTGAAGCGAAAAGGATATAAAATAGCGATAGATGATTTTGGGGCAGGTTATGGCGGGTTAAAAATGCTCTCTATAATAGAGCCGGATTTTGTAAAGATTGACCGTCATTTTATTTCTGATATAGATACAACCGTTGTAAAATATAATCTTGTGGACGCAATCGTTATGGCTTGTCACAGATTAGGTATAAAAGTGATAGCTGAGGGTGTGGAGCGTGATGAGGAGATGTTTGCTGCTTTAAATTTTGGGATAGAGTACTTTCAGGGCTATTTGCTTGCAAAACCGGCAATGCTGGCACAAAGGAATTATGTGCCAATTCCCGGGGGCAGGGACAGGTGCATAATAAAGGCGGCAGAAGATAAACGTATCGGAGATTTAGCCGTTTACACACATACAGTGCATCCACAAGACTCTCTCAGAGAAGCTTATGATAAGTTTATAAATAATCAAGAAACCAGACTGATACCGGTTGTAAGGGATGGTTACCTTGTAGGTACTCTAAACAGAAGAGAGTTTCTTGAACTTCAGGTTTTGGGAAAATGCGGCTATGGGGTTGCGTTAAATCATCGTAAAACTATAGAGGAGCTTATGGAAAAAATCGTAATCAGCATTGATTCAGAGGCTACTCTTGAGGATGCTGCCAGACGTATTCAGGCAAGAAGTAAGGATTTGATATATGATGATGTATGTGTTACACACCGTGGTAAATATTATGGCACGGTTCCAGTCAGTGTTCTTTTAGGTGCAATGACAGAGAAAACAATATCTCTTGCGAGAAACGCAAATCCACTGACCGGCTTACCCGGTAATGACGCCATATTCAGAGAGGTAAATCGTAAGTTTTCTGAGGGGCTACTTTTTGATGTTTGCTACATAGATCTTGATAATTTTAAGCCCTTTAATGATAATTATGGATTTGACAGAGGTGATGTTGCAATAAGAGAGCTTGGCAGAATTATTTTAGATGTGCTGAAATTATACAGCGCTCAGTGCAGCTTTGTTGGGCACATTGGGGGAGATGATTTTATAGTGATAGCTGACCCGGGTCAGTCAGAGGATATCTGTTCAGAAATTAATAGTCAATTTAAAAACATACTACCAGAGTTGCACGGAAATGGCGACTATCAACATGGCTACTATTTCTCTAAAAGCCGCAAAGGCGACCTTGAGAAATTCCCGTTGCTTTCCATCTCAATTGGAATAGTCAGTACTGCCTCAAGCAACATAGACTCTTATCAAAAACTTGCACAGGCCGCCGCAGAGGTCAAAAAAACCGCTAAAATGACTCCCGGCTTTTCTATATTTAAAGAAAGAAGAGCATATGATTTAACCAATATTTAA
- the pstA gene encoding phosphate ABC transporter permease PstA yields MNKPKRLEIANKVFPVIGFLAAVFGLVMVIFLIYNVVTTGFPRLNWQFLISFPSRKPLEAGILSAWVGTIWIVVTTVMVAFPAGVSAAIYLEEYAKKNWMTELIEINIANLSAVPAIIYGLLGLELFVRILKLGNSVLAGGLTMGLLVLPTIIISSREAIRSIPSTIREASYALGATKWQTIRKQVIPAAMPGILTGAILAISRAIGEAAPLIMIGALTYIAFLPEMPIKSDFPFISLKGLFDGFTNMPIQIFNWVTRPQRGFSVNAAAAITILLVIVFIINGIVALLRNRYEKKMRW; encoded by the coding sequence ATGAATAAACCTAAAAGACTTGAAATAGCTAACAAAGTATTTCCCGTAATCGGCTTTCTTGCTGCTGTTTTTGGGCTTGTTATGGTTATTTTTTTAATATACAACGTGGTTACTACCGGTTTCCCCAGACTGAACTGGCAATTTTTGATAAGTTTCCCCTCCAGAAAACCCTTAGAGGCTGGTATTCTTTCAGCATGGGTAGGCACTATCTGGATAGTGGTAACTACAGTCATGGTTGCGTTTCCTGCCGGAGTCTCGGCTGCTATTTATCTGGAGGAATATGCTAAAAAAAATTGGATGACAGAATTAATAGAAATCAACATAGCCAACTTGTCAGCTGTGCCGGCTATAATTTATGGACTTTTAGGGCTTGAATTGTTTGTAAGAATATTAAAGTTAGGTAACAGTGTTCTTGCCGGGGGGTTAACGATGGGGCTTCTTGTGCTGCCCACTATTATAATTTCATCCCGTGAGGCTATAAGGTCAATACCCTCTACGATACGTGAGGCCTCATACGCTCTTGGTGCTACAAAGTGGCAAACCATAAGAAAACAGGTAATTCCTGCTGCAATGCCTGGAATTCTAACAGGCGCTATTTTGGCTATATCACGCGCTATTGGTGAGGCTGCACCGCTTATTATGATAGGTGCTCTCACCTATATTGCCTTTCTTCCTGAAATGCCGATAAAATCAGATTTTCCATTCATTTCCTTAAAAGGACTCTTTGATGGATTTACTAATATGCCCATCCAGATTTTCAACTGGGTAACTAGACCTCAGCGAGGGTTTTCCGTAAATGCTGCTGCTGCTATCACCATTTTATTGGTAATTGTTTTTATCATAAACGGCATCGTTGCTTTGCTTAGAAACAGGTACGAGAAAAAGATGAGATGGTAA
- the pstC gene encoding phosphate ABC transporter permease subunit PstC, with translation MSKRKVVEKLIELILLLAALLSVFTTVGIVLVLLFETYEFFAVVRIRDFLFDTQWTPLFEEKHFGIISLFCGTFLTTFIAMLIALPIGLIGAIYLSEYSNVKIRKILKPSIEILAAVPTVVYGYFALLVVTPFLQKIITNLSGFNAIGPGIVMGIMIIPVVLSMSEDSLRAVPISIRESSFALGASKFQTSFKIVLPAALSGVAAAFILGISRAIGETMVVAIAAGQQSRFTLNPLVPIETVTAYIVQVSLGDTPTGTLEFKTIFAAGMSLFVVTFLLNILSYHLKKKFRYIYE, from the coding sequence ATGTCTAAAAGAAAAGTCGTAGAAAAACTAATAGAACTTATTCTGCTATTAGCCGCTCTCTTATCTGTATTTACAACTGTGGGAATAGTGCTTGTCCTATTGTTTGAGACATACGAGTTTTTTGCAGTTGTAAGGATTCGGGATTTTCTGTTTGACACTCAGTGGACGCCGCTCTTTGAAGAAAAGCACTTTGGGATTATATCGTTGTTTTGCGGCACTTTTCTAACAACTTTTATTGCTATGCTCATAGCGCTGCCAATAGGACTTATTGGCGCTATTTATTTAAGTGAATATTCTAATGTAAAAATAAGAAAGATATTAAAGCCATCTATTGAAATACTTGCGGCAGTGCCTACTGTGGTGTATGGATACTTTGCTTTGCTTGTTGTCACACCGTTTTTGCAAAAGATTATTACAAACCTTTCAGGTTTTAATGCTATAGGCCCAGGTATAGTGATGGGAATTATGATTATACCGGTAGTACTCTCTATGAGTGAAGACTCCTTAAGAGCCGTGCCAATAAGTATCAGAGAGAGTTCATTTGCTCTTGGGGCTTCTAAGTTTCAGACCTCATTTAAAATAGTGCTTCCTGCAGCCCTTTCAGGTGTGGCAGCCGCATTTATACTTGGCATATCCAGAGCGATTGGCGAGACAATGGTTGTTGCCATAGCAGCAGGTCAGCAGTCGCGTTTTACCCTGAATCCGTTAGTTCCCATAGAGACTGTTACAGCCTACATAGTGCAGGTAAGTCTTGGGGACACGCCAACCGGAACGCTTGAGTTTAAAACCATTTTTGCCGCAGGTATGAGTCTTTTTGTTGTAACTTTTTTATTAAATATTTTAAGCTATCATTTGAAAAAGAAATTCAGGTATATTTATGAATAA